The Panicum virgatum strain AP13 chromosome 5K, P.virgatum_v5, whole genome shotgun sequence genome has a window encoding:
- the LOC120706125 gene encoding transcription factor MYB62-like gives MSQRKGAMAAVTSSKHEEEMMELRRGPWTLEEDNLLMNYIACHGEGRWNLLARCSGLKRTGKSCRLRWLNYLKPDIKRGNLTPEEQLLILELHSKWGNRWSRIAQHLPGRTDNEIKNYWRTRVQKQARQLRVDANSAVFRDAVRCYWMPRLLEKMAATSAAQQVDPAALLHPAHIAAGVGGGAASPPVHGGQHDATSAPPGSGYGGHHQSYAVDPSPSTSTSGCSGSTPAAALPPVPCFSELSWVVDQYGPYADLDGAGAFDSSALGSLGLDGLDLGPADGDVYPDSTLLDYLNSACTGGGAMVTMMGGGGNAALSSCGGAIMGGHDGDYGPSSWRTDELCQAAARKLGDHHQWGGGI, from the exons ATGTCTCAGAGGAAAGGGGCCATGGCTGCAGTGACGAGCAGCAAGCATGAGGAGGAGATGATGGAGCTCAGGAGAGGCCCCTGGACGCTGGAGGAGGACAACCTCCTCATGAACTACATTGCTTGCCATGGCGAGGGCCGCTGGAATCTCCTCGCCCGCTGCTCCG GGTTGAAGAGGACCGGAAAGAGCTGCCGGCTCCGGTGGCTCAACTACCTCAAGCCTGACATCAAGCGCGGCAATCTCACGCCGGAGGAGCAGCTCCTCATCCTTGAGCTCCATTCCAAGTGGGGAAACAG GTGGTCGAGGATAGCGCAGCACCTGCCGGGGCGGACGGACAACGAGATCAAGAACTACTGGCGGACGCGGGTGCAGAAGCAGGCGCGGCAGCTCCGGGTGGACGCCAACAGCGCCGTCTTCCGCGACGCCGTCCGCTGCTACTGGATGCCGCGCCTGCTCGAGAAGATGGCCGCCACAAGCGCGGCGCAACAGGTGGATCCGGCGGCGCTGCTACACCCCGCGCacatcgccgccggcgtgggcggcggcgccgcctccccgccggtCCACGGCGGCCAGCACGACGCGACTAGCGCGCCGCCGGGAAGCGGGTACGGCGGCCACCACCAGAGCTACGCCGTCGACCCGAGCCCGAGCACGTCGACGTCCGGCTGCTCcggctcgacgccggccgccgcgctcccgcCGGTGCCCTGCTTCTCCGAACTGAGCTGGGTCGTCGACCAGTACGGCCCCTACGCCGacctcgacggcgccggcgcgttCGACTCCTCGGCGCTGGGGAGCCTCGGTCTGGACGGGCTGGACCTGGGCCCGGCCGACGGCGACGTCTACCCCGACTCCACGCTGCTGGACTACCTCAACTCGGcctgcaccggcggcggcgccatggtgaCGATGATGGGCGGCGGTGGCAACGCCGCCCtcagcagctgcggcggcgccatAATGGGCGGACACGACGGCGACTACGGGCCGTCGTCGTGGCGCACGGACGAGCTctgccaggcggcggcgaggaagctCGGCGATCATCATCAGTGGGGAGGAGGAATCTAG